The following are encoded in a window of Streptomyces sp. Go-475 genomic DNA:
- a CDS encoding phospholipid carrier-dependent glycosyltransferase → MTSTLPAATTPKIPAQRGPAPRTGAHRRVEPPSRLRSSRSDLLLCGVLLVAILVVQGWNIADYPALSDDEGTYLAQAWSVQQGNGLAHYTYWYDHPPLGWIQIAVLTWIPALISPESMTVSTMRAAMLVISGISAVLVYVLGRRLALPRWAAALGMVFFGLSPLAVVLQREIFLDNLAVMWTLLAFTLAASPSRHLWHHFGAGIAAATAVLTKETMLVVLPALFLTMWRHSHKDTRKFALTGAVTACALIGFSYPLFALLKGELLPGSGHVSLWDGVKYQMTRPGSGFILDQGSGSWGVLQSWLYYDKILPLGGLAGALLLLATWRWSVTARALAGPALAVAILAALALRPNGYLPAMYVIQALPFLALVLAGGTASVAHAVLSRWRSEAEKRYVSVGRYALATVLALAAGAYVVPHWYDGARTAVTTDANAPYKAASKWLATEVEDPERTRVLVDDALWLDLVHQGYEPGLGVIWFYKADLDPAVTKTMPRGWKDLDYVVASPTVRRDAADLPNVKAAMEHSEPVATFGTGPDRIEIRQIQTSAGGAR, encoded by the coding sequence GTGACCTCCACCCTTCCCGCGGCGACCACACCGAAGATCCCCGCGCAGCGCGGGCCCGCGCCCCGCACCGGTGCGCACCGACGCGTCGAGCCGCCCAGCCGGCTGCGCTCCTCCCGCTCCGACCTGCTCCTGTGCGGTGTCCTCCTCGTGGCGATCCTCGTCGTGCAGGGCTGGAACATCGCCGACTACCCGGCGCTCAGCGACGACGAGGGCACCTACCTCGCCCAGGCCTGGTCGGTCCAGCAGGGCAACGGCCTCGCCCACTACACCTACTGGTACGACCACCCGCCGCTGGGCTGGATCCAGATCGCCGTACTGACCTGGATCCCGGCGCTGATCAGCCCCGAGTCGATGACCGTGAGCACCATGCGCGCCGCGATGCTGGTGATCAGCGGCATCAGCGCGGTCCTCGTCTACGTCCTGGGCCGGCGTCTCGCCCTGCCCCGCTGGGCCGCCGCGCTCGGCATGGTCTTCTTCGGCCTCTCGCCGCTCGCGGTCGTCCTCCAGCGGGAGATCTTCCTCGACAACCTCGCGGTGATGTGGACGCTGCTGGCCTTCACGCTGGCCGCGTCCCCGAGCCGCCACCTCTGGCACCACTTCGGCGCGGGCATCGCGGCCGCCACGGCCGTCCTCACCAAGGAGACGATGCTCGTCGTCCTGCCCGCCCTGTTCCTCACCATGTGGCGGCACAGCCACAAGGACACCCGCAAGTTCGCCCTCACCGGCGCCGTCACGGCCTGCGCCCTGATCGGCTTCTCCTACCCGCTGTTCGCCCTGCTCAAGGGGGAGCTGCTGCCGGGCAGCGGGCACGTCTCCCTCTGGGACGGCGTCAAGTACCAGATGACCCGGCCCGGTTCGGGCTTCATCCTGGACCAGGGCTCCGGCTCCTGGGGCGTGCTCCAGTCGTGGCTGTACTACGACAAGATCCTGCCCCTCGGCGGCCTCGCGGGCGCCCTGCTGCTGCTCGCCACCTGGCGCTGGTCGGTCACCGCCCGCGCCCTGGCCGGACCCGCCCTGGCCGTCGCGATCCTCGCCGCGCTGGCGCTGCGCCCGAACGGCTACCTGCCCGCGATGTACGTCATCCAGGCCCTGCCGTTCCTCGCGCTGGTCCTCGCCGGAGGAACCGCCTCCGTCGCCCACGCGGTGCTGAGCCGCTGGCGCTCCGAGGCGGAGAAACGGTACGTCAGCGTGGGCCGGTACGCGCTCGCCACGGTCCTCGCCCTGGCCGCCGGCGCCTACGTCGTCCCGCACTGGTACGACGGCGCCCGCACGGCCGTCACCACCGACGCCAACGCCCCCTACAAGGCCGCCTCCAAGTGGCTCGCCACCGAGGTCGAGGACCCGGAGCGCACCCGCGTGCTGGTCGACGACGCCCTCTGGCTCGACCTGGTGCACCAGGGCTACGAGCCCGGACTCGGCGTCATCTGGTTCTACAAGGCCGACCTGGACCCGGCGGTGACGAAGACGATGCCGCGCGGCTGGAAGGACCTGGACTACGTCGTCGCCTCCCCGACCGTGCGGCGGGACGCGGCCGACCTGCCCAACGTCAAGGCCGCCATGGAGCACTCGGAACCGGTCGCCACCTTCGGCACCGGCCCGGACCGCATCGAGATCCGCCAGATACAGACGTCCGCCGGAGGCGCGCGATGA